In Pseudoduganella albidiflava, a single window of DNA contains:
- the pheA gene encoding prephenate dehydratase, with the protein MTDKLKPLRDQIDAIDAQILSLLNQRAKVAQEVGHVKAETNAPVFRPEREAQVLRSVAERNPGPIGDTEAQTIFREIMSACRALEKRVTVAYLGPSGTFSEQAVYQQFGHAVEGMPCASIDEVFRATEAGTAEFGVVPVENSSEGAINRTLDLLLQTPLIISGEVAIAVHHSLMSKTGTMGGVTAICAHSQALAQCQVWLNEHYPHVERRAVASNAEAARLASLDPSVAAIASEIAGTQYNLGIVNSHIQDDPHNRTRFVIVGQLQPGPSGSDRTSLVLAVPNKAGAVYQLLAPLAKHGVSMTRFESRPARVGTWEYYFYVDIEGHVQNQAVTQALAELKGNAAFFKVLGSYPTSLN; encoded by the coding sequence ATGACAGACAAACTGAAACCCTTGCGCGACCAGATCGATGCGATCGACGCGCAAATCCTGTCCCTGCTGAACCAGCGCGCCAAGGTCGCGCAGGAAGTGGGGCATGTGAAAGCCGAAACCAACGCCCCGGTGTTCCGCCCCGAGCGCGAAGCCCAGGTGCTGCGCAGCGTGGCCGAGCGCAATCCCGGCCCGATCGGCGATACCGAGGCGCAAACGATCTTCCGCGAGATCATGTCGGCCTGCCGCGCGCTGGAAAAGCGCGTGACCGTCGCCTACCTGGGCCCGTCCGGCACGTTCAGCGAACAGGCGGTCTACCAGCAGTTCGGCCATGCCGTCGAGGGCATGCCGTGCGCTTCCATCGATGAAGTGTTCCGCGCCACCGAGGCCGGTACCGCCGAGTTCGGCGTGGTGCCGGTCGAAAACTCGTCCGAAGGCGCCATCAACCGCACCCTCGACCTGCTGCTGCAGACACCGCTGATCATCAGCGGCGAAGTGGCGATCGCCGTGCACCACAGCCTGATGAGCAAGACGGGCACGATGGGCGGCGTGACGGCGATCTGCGCCCATTCGCAGGCGCTGGCCCAATGCCAGGTCTGGCTCAACGAGCATTATCCGCACGTGGAGCGGCGCGCCGTCGCGTCGAACGCCGAAGCGGCGCGGCTGGCCAGCCTCGATCCTTCGGTGGCCGCGATCGCCAGCGAGATCGCCGGCACCCAGTACAACCTGGGCATCGTCAACAGCCACATCCAGGACGATCCGCACAACCGCACCCGCTTCGTCATCGTCGGCCAGCTGCAGCCGGGGCCGTCCGGCAGCGACCGCACCTCGCTGGTGCTGGCCGTGCCGAACAAGGCCGGCGCCGTGTACCAGCTGCTGGCGCCGCTGGCCAAGCACGGCGTGTCGATGACGCGCTTCGAATCCCGTCCCGCGCGCGTGGGCACGTGGGAGTACTATTTTTATGTCGACATCGAAGGCCACGTCCAGAACCAGGCCGTGACGCAGGCGCTCGCCGAACTCAAGGGGAACGCCGCCTTTTTCAAGGTGCTGGGCTCTTACCCGACCAGCCTGAACTGA
- the serC gene encoding 3-phosphoserine/phosphohydroxythreonine transaminase — protein sequence MTTIYNFSAGPAVLPKEVLQQAAAEMLDWHGSGMSVMEMSHRGPEFISIYRQAESDLRELLAVPDNYRILFMQGGGLSQNAIIPMNLVGRKGPGATIDFVHTGSWSGKSIKEAARYAKVNVAASAEASRYTVVPPQSEWKLTPDAAYLHLCTNETIDGVEIDFAPEVPAGVPIVADMSSHILSRQVDVSKYGLIFGGAQKNIGPAGVTVVIVRDDLIGHALPACPSAFDFKNVADNESMYNTPPTYGIYIAGLVFQWLKKNGGVAAMEQRNIEKARLLYAALDADDFYQNRVAPQYRSRMNVPFYLRDESQYEAFLAGAKARGLLQLKGHKSVGGLRASIYNAMPIEGVQALVDYLNEFAKR from the coding sequence GTGACGACCATCTACAACTTCTCCGCCGGCCCGGCCGTACTGCCGAAAGAGGTGCTGCAGCAGGCCGCCGCCGAGATGCTGGACTGGCACGGCAGCGGGATGTCCGTGATGGAGATGAGCCACCGCGGTCCCGAGTTCATTTCGATCTACCGCCAGGCCGAGAGCGACCTGCGCGAGCTGCTGGCCGTGCCGGACAATTACCGCATCCTGTTCATGCAGGGTGGCGGTTTGTCGCAGAACGCGATCATCCCGATGAACCTGGTCGGCAGGAAGGGCCCGGGCGCCACCATCGACTTCGTCCACACGGGTTCGTGGTCCGGCAAGTCGATCAAGGAAGCCGCGCGCTACGCCAAGGTCAACGTGGCGGCATCGGCCGAAGCCAGCCGCTATACGGTGGTGCCGCCCCAGTCGGAATGGAAGCTGACGCCGGATGCGGCCTACCTGCACCTGTGCACCAACGAGACCATCGACGGTGTCGAGATCGACTTTGCGCCCGAGGTGCCGGCCGGCGTGCCGATCGTGGCCGACATGTCGTCGCACATCCTGTCGCGCCAGGTCGACGTGTCGAAATACGGCCTGATCTTCGGCGGCGCGCAAAAGAACATCGGCCCGGCCGGCGTCACCGTCGTTATCGTGCGTGACGACCTGATCGGCCATGCGCTGCCGGCGTGCCCGTCCGCGTTCGATTTCAAGAACGTGGCCGACAACGAATCCATGTACAACACGCCGCCCACGTACGGCATCTACATCGCCGGCCTGGTGTTCCAGTGGCTGAAGAAGAACGGCGGCGTGGCGGCGATGGAACAGCGCAATATCGAGAAAGCCAGGCTGCTGTACGCGGCACTGGATGCGGACGACTTCTACCAGAATCGCGTCGCCCCCCAATACCGCTCGCGCATGAACGTACCGTTCTACCTGCGCGACGAATCGCAGTACGAGGCATTCCTGGCCGGCGCGAAGGCGCGCGGGCTGCTGCAGCTGAAGGGCCACAAGTCCGTCGGTGGATTGCGCGCATCGATCTACAATGCGATGCCGATCGAAGGCGTCCAGGCGCTGGTCGATTATCTGAACGAGTTTGCAAAGCGGTAG
- a CDS encoding DUF2059 domain-containing protein: MKKIAATLLVSLACAGAFAQNAPAPLTTQAPAPDPKAAAAARELLDAMNYRATTAAAMKQMTNNMPAMMRSGAEGSIRNNPKLSEKEKADKLAELDKMVPQAVNAVKKVLEDPKLADEMMAEVVPLYARYFTADEMKQLATFYRTPIGKKSLQVMPQLMGEGMQVGQRVIGPRINKLMQELNQQQLNQQQSKK; encoded by the coding sequence ATGAAAAAAATCGCTGCAACCCTGCTCGTATCGCTGGCCTGCGCCGGCGCCTTCGCCCAGAACGCGCCGGCACCGCTCACCACCCAGGCACCGGCGCCGGACCCCAAGGCCGCCGCCGCTGCGCGCGAACTGCTGGATGCGATGAATTACCGCGCCACCACGGCAGCGGCCATGAAGCAGATGACCAACAACATGCCGGCCATGATGCGCTCGGGCGCGGAAGGTTCGATCCGCAACAACCCCAAGTTGTCGGAGAAGGAAAAGGCCGACAAGCTGGCCGAGCTCGACAAGATGGTGCCGCAGGCCGTGAACGCCGTCAAAAAAGTGCTGGAAGATCCCAAGCTGGCCGACGAGATGATGGCCGAAGTGGTGCCGCTGTACGCGCGCTACTTCACGGCCGACGAGATGAAGCAGCTGGCCACGTTCTACCGCACGCCGATCGGCAAGAAATCGCTGCAGGTGATGCCGCAGCTGATGGGCGAGGGCATGCAGGTGGGCCAGCGCGTCATCGGTCCCCGCATCAACAAGCTGATGCAGGAACTCAACCAGCAGCAGCTCAACCAGCAGCAATCGAAGAAATAA
- the gyrA gene encoding DNA gyrase subunit A: MDQFAKETIPISLEEEMRKSYLDYAMSVIVGRALPDARDGLKPVHRRVLFSMHESNYHYNRPYVKCARVVGDTMGKYHPHGDASIYDTLVRMAQDFSLRYTLVDGQGNFGSIDGDAAAAMRYTECRLDKIAGELLADIDKETVDFQPNYDGKEKEPTVLPTRVPNLLINGSSGIAVGMATNIPPHNLAEVISGALHVLANPDCTVDELIELIPAPDFPTGGTIYGVSGVRDGYRTGRGRVVMRAKTHFEEYGKDGGRMAIIVDELPYQVNKKSLLERIAENVRDKKLEGISDIRDESDKSGMRVVIELKRGEVPEVVLNNLYKQTQLQDTFGMNMVALVDNQPKLMNLKDLLSVFLSHRREVVTRRTVFELRKARERGHVLEGLAVALANIDDFIAIIKAAPTPPLAKTELMARAWDSSLVREMLARTGDGGIVDINAFRPEHLPKHYGMQADGLYKLSDDQAQEILQMRLQRLTGLEQDKIVNEYKDVMAQIADLLDILAKPARVTAIISDELTAAVTEYGAKDVRRSTIEHNATDLETEDLITPQDMVVTLSHMGYMKAQPISEYRAQKRGGRGKQAMATKDEDWIDQLFIANTHDYILCFSNRGRMYWLKVWEVPQGSRNSRGKPIVNMFPLQDNEKITVVLPLSGENRTFPEDHYVFMSTSLGTVKKTPLKDFSNPRKAGIIAVDLDEGDFLIGAALTDGKHDVMLFSDAGKAVRFDENDVRPMGRTARGVRGMNLDEGQNVIALLVAENEQQTVLTATENGYGKRTPITEYTRHGRGTKGMIAIQTTERNGKVVAATLVDPSDEIMLITTGGVLIRTRVSEIREMGRATQGVTLIAVEDGTHLSGLQRIVEADADEVDALAEAAAGAVADSAPEAAAGDSPAGDSPAADSSDADPSAE, encoded by the coding sequence ATGGATCAATTCGCAAAAGAAACAATCCCTATTTCCCTCGAAGAAGAGATGCGCAAGAGCTACCTCGATTACGCCATGAGCGTGATCGTGGGCCGGGCCTTGCCGGATGCACGCGATGGCCTGAAGCCGGTACACCGTCGTGTGCTGTTCTCCATGCACGAAAGCAATTACCACTACAACCGGCCGTACGTGAAGTGCGCCCGCGTGGTGGGTGACACGATGGGTAAATACCACCCGCACGGCGATGCGTCGATCTACGACACGCTGGTGCGGATGGCACAGGACTTCTCGCTGCGCTACACGCTGGTGGATGGCCAGGGTAACTTCGGCTCGATCGACGGCGATGCCGCGGCGGCCATGCGTTACACCGAGTGCCGCCTCGACAAGATCGCCGGCGAACTGCTGGCCGACATCGACAAGGAAACCGTCGATTTCCAGCCGAACTACGACGGCAAGGAAAAAGAACCGACGGTGCTGCCGACGCGCGTGCCGAACCTGCTGATCAACGGCTCGTCCGGCATCGCGGTCGGCATGGCCACCAACATCCCGCCGCATAACCTGGCCGAAGTGATCAGCGGTGCGCTGCACGTGCTGGCCAATCCGGATTGCACGGTGGACGAGTTGATCGAGCTGATCCCGGCGCCGGACTTCCCGACCGGCGGCACGATCTATGGCGTATCCGGCGTGCGCGACGGCTACCGCACGGGCCGCGGCCGCGTCGTCATGCGCGCCAAGACCCACTTCGAGGAATACGGCAAGGACGGCGGCCGCATGGCGATCATCGTCGACGAGCTGCCGTACCAGGTCAACAAGAAGTCGCTGCTCGAGCGTATCGCCGAGAACGTGCGCGACAAGAAGCTGGAAGGCATTTCCGACATCCGTGACGAGTCCGACAAGTCGGGCATGCGCGTGGTGATCGAGCTGAAGCGGGGCGAAGTGCCGGAAGTGGTGCTGAACAACCTGTACAAGCAGACCCAGTTGCAGGACACCTTCGGCATGAACATGGTGGCGCTGGTGGACAACCAGCCCAAGCTGATGAACCTGAAGGACCTGCTGTCGGTGTTCCTGTCGCACCGCCGCGAAGTGGTCACGCGCCGCACCGTGTTCGAGCTGCGCAAGGCGCGCGAGCGCGGCCACGTGCTGGAAGGCCTGGCCGTGGCGCTGGCCAATATCGACGACTTCATCGCCATCATCAAGGCCGCGCCCACGCCGCCGCTGGCGAAGACGGAGCTGATGGCGCGCGCATGGGATTCGTCCCTGGTGCGCGAAATGCTGGCCCGCACGGGCGACGGCGGCATCGTCGACATCAATGCGTTCCGCCCCGAGCACCTGCCGAAGCACTACGGCATGCAGGCCGATGGCCTGTACAAGCTGTCCGACGACCAGGCGCAGGAAATCCTGCAGATGCGCCTGCAGCGCCTGACCGGCCTGGAACAGGACAAGATCGTCAACGAATACAAGGACGTGATGGCGCAGATCGCCGATCTGCTGGACATCCTGGCCAAGCCGGCCCGCGTGACGGCGATCATCAGCGACGAGCTGACCGCCGCCGTCACCGAATACGGCGCGAAGGACGTGCGCCGCTCGACGATCGAGCACAACGCCACCGACCTGGAAACGGAAGACCTGATCACGCCGCAGGACATGGTGGTCACGCTGTCGCACATGGGCTACATGAAGGCGCAGCCGATCTCCGAGTACCGCGCCCAGAAGCGCGGCGGCCGCGGCAAGCAGGCCATGGCCACCAAGGACGAGGACTGGATCGACCAGCTGTTCATCGCCAACACGCACGACTACATCCTGTGCTTCTCGAACCGCGGCCGGATGTACTGGCTGAAGGTGTGGGAAGTGCCGCAAGGCTCTCGCAATTCGCGCGGCAAGCCGATCGTCAACATGTTCCCGCTCCAGGACAATGAAAAGATCACCGTGGTGCTGCCGTTGTCCGGCGAAAACCGCACCTTCCCGGAAGATCACTACGTGTTCATGTCCACCAGCCTGGGCACCGTGAAGAAGACGCCGCTGAAGGATTTCAGCAACCCGCGCAAGGCCGGCATCATCGCCGTGGACCTGGACGAGGGCGACTTCCTGATCGGCGCCGCGCTGACCGACGGCAAGCACGACGTGATGCTGTTCTCCGATGCCGGCAAGGCGGTGCGCTTCGACGAGAACGACGTGCGCCCGATGGGCCGCACGGCGCGCGGCGTGCGCGGTATGAACCTGGACGAAGGCCAGAACGTGATCGCGCTGCTGGTGGCCGAGAACGAGCAGCAGACCGTGCTGACGGCCACCGAGAATGGCTACGGCAAGCGCACGCCGATCACCGAGTACACGCGCCACGGCCGTGGCACGAAGGGCATGATCGCGATCCAGACCACCGAGCGCAACGGTAAAGTCGTGGCCGCCACGCTGGTCGATCCGAGCGACGAGATCATGCTGATCACGACCGGCGGCGTGCTGATCCGCACGCGCGTTTCCGAGATCCGCGAGATGGGCCGCGCCACCCAGGGCGTGACGCTGATCGCCGTCGAGGATGGCACGCACCTGTCGGGCCTGCAGCGCATCGTCGAGGCGGATGCCGACGAGGTGGATGCCCTGGCGGAGGCCGCGGCCGGTGCCGTGGCCGATTCGGCGCCGGAGGCCGCGGCTGGCGATTCGCCAGCCGGCGATTCGCCAGCCGCTGATTCATCTGACGCAGACCCATCAGCAGAGTAA
- the ompA gene encoding outer membrane protein OmpA → MKKLISSIFAASAVLAGTAVAQDKPTAPPFAPVTQDIQAPKPKSAYVQDQRGVIARNPFGLCWRTGYWTPADAVPGCDLPICVEPERLENGKCVAPPPPAAPAPAPAPAPAPAAAPVPTSEKVSYNADAFFDFDKAVLKPEGKQALDELSGKLGGINVEVVIAVGHTDSVGTDAYNEKLAVRRAESVKAYLLSKGVDANRVYTEGKGEKQPVADNKTAEGRAKNRRVEIEVVGTRNK, encoded by the coding sequence ATGAAAAAATTGATCTCCAGCATCTTCGCAGCGTCGGCCGTCCTTGCTGGCACCGCAGTCGCGCAAGACAAGCCGACCGCGCCGCCTTTCGCGCCCGTGACCCAGGATATCCAGGCGCCGAAGCCGAAGAGCGCCTACGTGCAGGACCAGCGCGGCGTGATCGCCCGCAACCCGTTCGGCCTGTGCTGGCGCACCGGCTACTGGACGCCGGCCGACGCGGTGCCAGGCTGCGACCTGCCGATCTGCGTGGAACCCGAGCGCCTGGAAAACGGCAAGTGCGTGGCACCGCCGCCGCCGGCCGCTCCGGCACCGGCCCCTGCCCCGGCACCTGCCCCAGCCGCGGCACCGGTGCCGACGTCTGAAAAAGTCAGCTACAACGCCGATGCGTTCTTCGACTTCGACAAGGCCGTGCTGAAGCCGGAAGGCAAGCAGGCGCTGGACGAGCTGTCGGGCAAGCTGGGCGGCATCAACGTGGAAGTCGTGATCGCCGTCGGCCACACCGACTCCGTGGGCACCGATGCCTACAACGAGAAGCTGGCCGTGCGCCGCGCCGAATCCGTGAAGGCATACCTGCTGTCGAAGGGCGTCGACGCGAACCGCGTGTACACCGAAGGCAAGGGCGAGAAGCAGCCGGTCGCCGACAACAAGACCGCCGAAGGCCGCGCGAAGAACCGCCGCGTGGAAATCGAAGTCGTCGGTACCCGCAACAAGTAA
- the ubiG gene encoding bifunctional 2-polyprenyl-6-hydroxyphenol methylase/3-demethylubiquinol 3-O-methyltransferase UbiG: MNANADPLELQKFSELAHRWWDPTSEFRPLHDINPLRLEWINARAPLAGKNVIDIGCGGGILSESMAKKGATVTGIDLSKRALKVADLHSLESGVPVRYKLIAAEDMAAEEAGQYDVVTCMEMLEHVPDPAAIVRAAATLVKPGGHVFFSTLNRNPKSYLFAVIGAEYVLRMLPKGTHTYEKFITPAELSQYVRSAGLQVESLKGLGYNPLTKFYSLNNDTSVNYMMSCTRPE; encoded by the coding sequence ATGAACGCAAACGCCGACCCACTTGAATTGCAAAAATTCAGCGAGCTGGCCCACCGCTGGTGGGACCCGACGTCTGAATTCCGTCCCCTGCACGACATCAATCCGCTGCGCCTGGAATGGATCAACGCGCGCGCCCCGCTGGCGGGCAAGAACGTGATCGACATCGGCTGCGGCGGCGGCATCCTGTCCGAATCGATGGCGAAGAAGGGTGCCACCGTGACGGGCATCGACCTGTCGAAGCGCGCCCTGAAGGTGGCCGACCTGCACAGCCTGGAATCGGGCGTGCCAGTGCGCTACAAGCTGATCGCCGCCGAGGACATGGCAGCCGAGGAAGCGGGCCAGTACGACGTGGTGACCTGCATGGAAATGCTCGAGCACGTGCCGGATCCGGCCGCGATCGTGCGCGCCGCCGCCACGCTGGTGAAGCCGGGCGGCCACGTGTTCTTTTCCACGCTGAACCGCAATCCGAAGTCTTACCTGTTCGCGGTGATCGGCGCCGAATACGTGCTGCGCATGCTGCCGAAGGGCACGCATACCTACGAAAAATTCATCACGCCGGCCGAGCTGTCGCAATATGTGCGCAGCGCCGGCCTGCAGGTGGAAAGCCTGAAGGGGCTGGGCTACAACCCGCTGACCAAGTTTTATTCGCTGAACAACGACACCAGTGTGAACTACATGATGTCGTGCACTCGCCCTGAATGA
- a CDS encoding HAD family hydrolase, which produces MSFTTAPRAILFDLDGTLADTAPDLAAAVNRLRTDRGLAPTPYDILRPTASHGARGMIGAAFGLQPEDEGFVALRDEFFSYYENAMMVHSSLFPGVGTLLAGLADAGLAWGIVTNKSARFTDPLMPMIGLDHAACVISGDTTPHAKPHPAPLLEAARRIGVAPEQCWYVGDDLRDIQGGRAAGMTTVACQWGYCGASEPASWEADHLVDTPEALLALVLASVGGVTLAA; this is translated from the coding sequence ATGAGCTTCACGACCGCCCCGCGCGCCATCCTGTTCGACCTCGACGGCACCCTTGCCGATACCGCCCCCGACCTGGCGGCCGCCGTCAACCGGCTGCGCACCGACCGCGGCCTGGCGCCCACGCCGTACGACATCCTGCGCCCCACCGCATCGCACGGCGCGCGTGGCATGATCGGCGCCGCCTTCGGGTTGCAGCCGGAAGATGAAGGCTTCGTGGCGCTGCGCGATGAATTCTTCAGCTACTACGAAAACGCGATGATGGTGCACAGCTCGCTGTTCCCCGGCGTCGGCACCCTGCTTGCCGGCCTCGCGGACGCCGGCCTGGCATGGGGCATCGTCACCAACAAGTCGGCCCGTTTCACCGATCCGCTGATGCCGATGATCGGCCTCGATCACGCCGCCTGCGTCATTTCGGGCGACACGACGCCGCATGCGAAACCGCACCCTGCCCCACTGCTGGAAGCGGCGCGCCGCATCGGCGTGGCGCCTGAACAATGCTGGTACGTGGGCGACGACCTGCGCGACATCCAGGGCGGCCGCGCCGCCGGCATGACGACGGTGGCGTGCCAATGGGGCTATTGTGGCGCATCGGAACCGGCCAGCTGGGAAGCGGACCACCTGGTCGATACGCCGGAAGCACTGCTGGCACTCGTGCTGGCGTCCGTTGGCGGCGTAACGCTGGCGGCTTGA
- a CDS encoding HEPN domain-containing protein, with translation MNNLRPLTVIVSEIEGCFSEHKHSLDMPLYDLVYQIGVPKEKRFSYLGAMKELFLRNDVVATTISYENFQKKTNEFVLKSRRDGEQHSDSTIKSYLQSLIKRPIGSMRVFTELSGTSLKTEKPIDLGVYRIYDVKKHSQEIAGDSFQSHDGLHLEFGGASTLISVVVQARDAVLAQEAGASMFKQFESALSYMINNRTSGSGVRVSSGGRFQRIYACSPDGERSGRAQKLESGVQPDIGDHYFCSAELGHKYFWEITSIDKKNRSEVQNRLVAAVDWVGQALLERSSENSLLKAAISVEILFNADKDQVVRTISESVGQICGENPESKMHIEKEIKGLYTLRSQLVHGGKHTVTPQEAHDFVNYAVNCVHLMLTEPDLVFLKTKKDLAEYFARLRYGYKS, from the coding sequence ATGAATAATTTACGTCCGCTTACTGTTATTGTATCTGAAATAGAAGGGTGCTTTTCGGAGCATAAGCATTCTTTGGATATGCCGTTATATGATTTGGTGTATCAGATAGGTGTTCCAAAAGAGAAGCGTTTTTCGTATCTAGGTGCCATGAAAGAGTTGTTTCTAAGAAATGATGTAGTGGCTACTACAATATCTTATGAAAATTTCCAGAAAAAAACAAACGAATTTGTTTTAAAATCTCGGAGAGATGGTGAGCAACATTCTGACTCAACTATCAAGTCGTACTTGCAGAGCTTGATAAAAAGACCGATAGGGTCGATGAGAGTTTTTACTGAACTTTCAGGGACTTCGCTGAAAACGGAAAAGCCAATAGATTTGGGTGTGTACAGAATTTATGACGTAAAAAAGCATTCACAAGAAATAGCTGGCGATAGTTTTCAGTCGCATGATGGTCTCCACTTAGAATTTGGTGGGGCAAGTACACTTATCTCTGTAGTTGTTCAGGCACGAGATGCTGTATTGGCGCAAGAGGCCGGAGCGTCAATGTTTAAGCAGTTTGAAAGTGCTCTATCCTATATGATAAATAATAGGACATCTGGCTCAGGTGTGCGTGTGTCGTCGGGTGGTCGATTTCAACGTATTTATGCTTGTTCGCCTGATGGTGAACGGTCTGGACGAGCGCAAAAACTTGAATCTGGCGTTCAGCCTGATATTGGAGATCATTATTTCTGCTCAGCGGAGCTAGGGCATAAATATTTCTGGGAAATCACTAGCATCGATAAAAAAAATCGAAGTGAAGTGCAAAATCGTCTAGTGGCTGCAGTCGATTGGGTAGGGCAGGCTCTACTCGAGCGCTCAAGCGAAAATTCTCTGTTGAAGGCTGCGATTTCCGTTGAGATTCTTTTTAACGCAGATAAAGACCAAGTTGTCCGAACTATATCTGAATCAGTAGGGCAGATTTGTGGTGAGAATCCGGAATCAAAAATGCATATCGAAAAAGAAATTAAAGGTCTTTACACGCTACGTTCTCAGCTAGTGCACGGTGGGAAGCATACGGTGACGCCACAAGAAGCTCATGATTTTGTTAATTACGCGGTAAATTGTGTTCACCTTATGCTGACAGAGCCTGATCTGGTTTTCCTTAAAACAAAGAAAGACTTAGCTGAGTACTTTGCTCGCTTACGCTACGGTTACAAAAGTTAA
- a CDS encoding PEP-CTERM sorting domain-containing protein, producing MAFVKSVLALAATALLAASAASAATTLNFDEQAESSLFIYSTPLTDRYAPLGITFSGTTTPQNTRGGYILDQASNFGFDALSGTNFLAFNAPTTGNVENIAFATASAFVSIWGASSFGGTFTMNAYDAAGTLLDSAVADFSTNWTQLSVASIGIARVELIGNNGAYAYDDLHVSAVPEPSTWGMLLVGGGMLGWLARRRHSA from the coding sequence ATGGCCTTCGTCAAATCCGTCCTCGCCCTCGCCGCCACCGCTCTCCTCGCCGCCAGCGCCGCCAGTGCCGCGACCACGCTCAATTTCGACGAACAGGCCGAAAGCTCGCTGTTCATCTACAGCACCCCGCTCACCGATCGCTACGCGCCACTCGGCATTACCTTCAGCGGCACCACGACCCCGCAAAACACCCGCGGCGGTTATATCCTCGACCAGGCAAGCAACTTCGGCTTCGACGCCCTCAGCGGCACGAACTTCCTGGCGTTCAATGCCCCGACGACCGGCAATGTCGAGAATATTGCGTTCGCCACCGCATCGGCATTCGTGTCGATCTGGGGTGCCAGCAGCTTCGGCGGAACGTTCACGATGAACGCCTACGATGCAGCCGGCACGCTGCTCGACAGCGCGGTAGCGGATTTCTCGACGAACTGGACGCAGCTCAGCGTGGCAAGCATTGGAATCGCCCGCGTGGAATTGATCGGTAATAACGGCGCATACGCCTATGACGACCTGCACGTGTCGGCCGTGCCGGAACCGTCGACCTGGGGCATGTTGCTCGTCGGCGGTGGCATGCTGGGGTGGCTGGCCCGCCGCCGTCACAGCGCCTGA
- a CDS encoding FxDxF family PEP-CTERM protein, whose translation MKITKFLRTAVAASALFIGVTQTANAEITTHTGNTTGGPTLDLTPWAFPGSAIPYTQYAFTVDTAGEYTFQVTAEYDAAILLFENSFDPADTTANFVTGSDDNVSSTTAAFAADLETGSTYFFIVTGSDDPEYGFYSATIGGPGLISAVPEPSTWLMLGVGLAAVGYTARRKTQH comes from the coding sequence ATGAAAATCACGAAGTTCCTGCGTACGGCGGTCGCTGCGAGCGCACTGTTCATCGGTGTTACACAGACAGCAAACGCTGAAATCACGACGCATACGGGCAACACCACCGGCGGCCCGACCCTCGACCTGACACCGTGGGCGTTCCCGGGCAGCGCGATTCCTTACACCCAATACGCGTTCACGGTCGATACCGCGGGCGAATACACCTTCCAGGTAACAGCCGAATACGACGCCGCGATCCTGCTGTTTGAGAACAGCTTCGATCCAGCCGATACCACGGCCAACTTCGTCACCGGCAGCGACGACAACGTCTCGTCCACCACGGCTGCCTTCGCGGCGGACCTCGAAACCGGCTCCACCTACTTCTTCATCGTCACCGGTTCCGACGATCCGGAATATGGCTTCTACAGCGCGACGATCGGCGGCCCTGGCCTGATCTCCGCAGTACCCGAACCCTCGACCTGGCTGATGCTGGGCGTCGGCCTGGCGGCAGTCGGCTACACGGCGCGCCGCAAAACGCAGCATTGA
- a CDS encoding PEP-CTERM sorting domain-containing protein yields the protein MNITSLLRNALTICALFAGLMHTAKADFHIERGDTTGLATLDVGAIYIDAGNAVPYDQLTFTVNAGGTYQFLAMADFDSAIFLYAGEFDAASPTTNLVRHNNDIFSPDTSGFVSNLFPGLSYTVVVTGLEDDEFGKYSLTIGGPGSVAPVPEPSTWMMLALGLAAVAHARQRAARR from the coding sequence ATGAATATCACCAGCCTGCTCCGCAACGCGCTCACGATCTGTGCGCTGTTCGCCGGACTCATGCATACCGCCAAGGCCGATTTCCACATCGAGCGCGGCGATACCACCGGCCTTGCCACGCTGGACGTGGGCGCCATCTACATCGATGCCGGCAACGCCGTGCCCTACGATCAGCTGACCTTTACCGTGAACGCTGGCGGCACGTACCAGTTCCTTGCGATGGCTGACTTTGATAGCGCTATCTTCCTGTATGCGGGCGAGTTCGACGCAGCCTCCCCGACCACGAACCTGGTCCGGCACAACAACGACATCTTTTCGCCGGACACTTCCGGGTTCGTCTCGAACCTGTTTCCTGGGCTGAGCTACACGGTGGTGGTGACAGGCCTGGAAGATGACGAGTTCGGCAAATACAGCCTGACCATCGGCGGGCCCGGCAGTGTTGCGCCCGTGCCGGAACCGTCCACCTGGATGATGCTGGCCCTCGGCCTGGCCGCCGTCGCGCATGCGCGGCAGCGCGCCGCGCGGCGCTGA